The uncultured Methanobrevibacter sp. genome has a segment encoding these proteins:
- a CDS encoding CatA-like O-acetyltransferase, with product MEYEKINAVSPIMQNDYTIREIEMEPASEFENIFQWNEYVENKKDNIEDNQYLVEPMKRDEEPIANLSCIPWIDFDSMTNIIASPNQIMPVISWGKLVDDKIPVSLTASPVFIFGWHFKLFYEKLEEYLNNPEKLF from the coding sequence ATGGAATATGAAAAGATAAATGCCGTATCGCCAATAATGCAGAATGATTATACTATTCGTGAAATTGAAATGGAACCTGCAAGTGAATTTGAAAATATTTTTCAATGGAATGAATATGTTGAAAATAAGAAAGATAATATTGAAGATAATCAATATCTGGTCGAGCCAATGAAAAGAGATGAAGAGCCAATTGCTAATTTATCTTGCATTCCTTGGATTGATTTTGATTCAATGACTAATATTATTGCAAGTCCAAATCAGATAATGCCGGTGATTAGTTGGGGGAAACTGGTTGATGATAAAATTCCTGTTTCATTAACTGCTAGTCCTGTTTTCATTTTTGGTTGGCATTTTAAATTGTTTTATGAAAAATTAGAAGAATATTTGAATAATCCTGAAAAATTATTTTAA
- a CDS encoding ABC transporter permease encodes MLFKKMLRDIKENKMQFIAIFLMSFITLLAFAGIGSEVQGLQDNLNNYYEETNMADAYALGSNFNDSVVKDFQDMNSTTGIETQFVVKSIADLEDEPAVTLHFLEKNNISQYYPVEGSNINFSDEDGIWLDGRFAEAKNLTVGDNISLNFNGITINKTIRGLGYSPDYVYEEPENGLISDFKYQGFGYLSDKAYPTPDMPHNKLLMTTNVSNQDYYNQTREMLEDKGYDDIIKGASFMSREDSASDNQIQDEIKQHIVLAVMFPIIFVVVALLILLTTMTRIVNRQRTQIGTLKAIGFENRPLFIHYLSYGFYLTLIGSVLGIIIGHNTIPYIFVDTMQSYYTLPCWDPGFNMSFIYVALLIVLGSLLCSYFAVANIIRESPSATLKAKPPKISKMGFIENTRIWNKLGFNFRWNIRDINRNKLRAVITLFGVIGCTVLLISAFGMHDGVNDLKTWKYDDINHYETQLVLQDNVSQSQIDSIIDDVNGSPVMTKSIQIKANDIKKTQVLTVHDKTRLITPTDKDRHEMTLPNDGVSISQKTAEIFGLSVGDKIEWHLYGNETWINSTVDAIYGDPSVQGITISSDFAEKNNISFKPTEIVTKEKVTDKLDGVGSVNNHKDLTNSWDKLTQTANLLIIILVIFAVLLAVVVLYSLGLLGFTEVERDMATLKVLGFPLSDLRKLFITQYLGISLVGFLIGIPTGYYVLESIRSNTDKLYYPTNYSLTTIAISFVITIVVSAIVNLLLANKLKNIDMVEALKKERE; translated from the coding sequence ATGTTATTCAAGAAGATGCTTAGGGACATTAAGGAAAATAAAATGCAGTTTATAGCAATATTTTTAATGTCCTTTATCACCTTGCTTGCGTTTGCGGGAATAGGATCTGAAGTTCAGGGCCTGCAGGATAACCTCAATAATTATTATGAGGAAACAAACATGGCCGATGCCTATGCCCTCGGAAGCAATTTCAATGATAGTGTTGTCAAGGACTTTCAGGATATGAATTCGACAACGGGCATTGAAACCCAGTTTGTTGTAAAGTCAATTGCCGACTTGGAGGATGAGCCCGCAGTAACCCTGCATTTTTTAGAGAAAAACAATATCTCCCAATATTATCCTGTTGAAGGGAGTAACATTAACTTCAGTGATGAAGATGGCATTTGGTTAGATGGAAGATTTGCTGAAGCGAAGAATTTGACTGTTGGGGACAATATATCCCTAAACTTCAATGGAATTACAATAAACAAGACAATCCGTGGACTTGGATATTCTCCGGATTATGTCTATGAGGAACCGGAAAACGGTTTGATTTCAGATTTCAAATATCAGGGATTCGGATATCTGTCAGATAAGGCATATCCAACTCCGGACATGCCTCACAATAAGCTGTTAATGACAACCAATGTCAGCAATCAGGACTATTATAATCAGACACGTGAAATGCTTGAGGATAAGGGATATGATGACATTATAAAAGGCGCATCATTTATGTCTAGAGAAGACAGTGCCAGTGACAATCAAATACAGGACGAAATCAAACAGCACATCGTTTTGGCAGTCATGTTTCCAATCATTTTCGTTGTTGTTGCACTTCTGATTCTATTAACTACAATGACACGTATAGTTAATCGTCAAAGAACACAGATTGGAACCTTAAAGGCAATAGGTTTTGAAAACAGGCCATTGTTTATCCATTATTTATCCTATGGTTTTTATCTGACATTGATTGGTAGCGTACTGGGTATAATAATCGGTCATAATACGATACCATACATTTTTGTTGACACTATGCAGTCATATTACACCCTGCCTTGCTGGGATCCGGGATTCAATATGAGTTTCATTTATGTGGCTCTTTTAATCGTTTTAGGTTCACTGTTATGCTCATACTTTGCAGTTGCAAACATTATTCGTGAATCTCCGTCAGCAACTTTGAAGGCAAAGCCTCCTAAAATAAGCAAAATGGGATTCATTGAAAATACAAGGATATGGAACAAATTAGGATTTAACTTTAGATGGAATATCAGAGACATTAACAGAAATAAATTAAGAGCGGTCATTACATTATTCGGGGTCATTGGTTGTACTGTGCTTCTCATCTCAGCATTCGGTATGCATGATGGGGTCAATGACTTGAAAACCTGGAAATATGATGACATCAACCACTATGAAACACAATTGGTTCTCCAGGATAATGTTTCACAGTCACAAATAGATTCAATAATTGACGATGTAAACGGATCTCCAGTCATGACAAAATCTATTCAAATCAAGGCCAATGATATTAAAAAGACGCAAGTGCTGACGGTTCATGATAAAACCCGATTAATCACCCCAACCGATAAAGATAGGCATGAAATGACATTGCCAAACGATGGGGTTTCCATTTCACAAAAAACTGCTGAAATATTTGGTCTAAGCGTTGGCGATAAGATAGAATGGCATTTATATGGTAATGAAACTTGGATAAACTCCACAGTCGATGCCATTTATGGTGATCCTTCAGTTCAAGGAATTACAATATCATCCGATTTTGCGGAAAAAAACAATATTTCATTTAAACCGACAGAAATTGTTACAAAGGAAAAGGTTACTGATAAATTAGATGGTGTTGGAAGTGTCAACAATCATAAGGACTTGACAAACAGTTGGGATAAGCTCACACAAACTGCAAATCTCCTCATTATAATTCTGGTGATATTTGCAGTCCTATTGGCGGTTGTTGTATTGTACAGTTTAGGTCTTTTAGGTTTCACTGAGGTGGAAAGGGATATGGCAACACTGAAAGTTTTAGGATTCCCGTTAAGTGATTTGAGAAAACTGTTCATTACACAGTATTTGGGAATATCTCTGGTCGGTTTTTTAATTGGAATTCCGACAGGATATTATGTTCTTGAATCCATCAGGAGCAATACTGACAAGCTGTATTATCCGACAAATTATTCCTTAACCACTATAGCAATAAGCTTTGTAATAACAATTGTCGTATCTGCAATTGTTAATCTGTTGCTTGCCAACAAACTCAAAAACATTGACATGGTCGAAGCCCTTAAAAAAGAAAGGGAATGA